The following are encoded in a window of Methanobrevibacter ruminantium M1 genomic DNA:
- a CDS encoding DUF447 domain-containing protein produces MNQELIINNKEYRKTEPLESLNMFKGQLYETIVTTQSNEHIKNAAPIGVICKDSNHIVIHLDNCVHTHRNIIENGELIVNITKDPLIFTYSTIGELDDEYFDEFNGFPLIKDSLGFFKAHVIKKINKKRENDFNDGIGHVVTCEVEDIFIREYNEIVPLNRAMNAVIESLVYYCRFDAKYKHMQKEIWTHMKELNRVAQKVGNEKEKKSMKAILDKMRENHDYLD; encoded by the coding sequence ATGAACCAAGAACTAATAATAAACAATAAGGAATATAGAAAGACAGAGCCCTTAGAATCTTTGAATATGTTTAAAGGACAATTATATGAAACCATTGTCACCACCCAAAGCAATGAGCATATTAAAAATGCAGCCCCTATTGGAGTTATCTGTAAAGATTCAAATCATATAGTCATTCATTTGGACAATTGCGTCCATACACACAGAAACATTATAGAAAATGGAGAATTGATTGTAAACATTACAAAAGATCCACTTATTTTTACATATTCAACCATTGGAGAGTTGGATGATGAATATTTTGATGAATTCAATGGCTTCCCTTTAATTAAGGATTCTCTTGGATTTTTCAAGGCCCATGTAATAAAGAAAATAAACAAGAAAAGAGAAAATGACTTCAATGATGGAATCGGCCATGTAGTCACCTGTGAAGTGGAGGACATTTTTATTAGGGAGTATAATGAGATTGTTCCTCTGAATAGGGCTATGAATGCAGTTATTGAAAGCCTTGTCTATTATTGCAGATTTGATGCAAAGTACAAGCATATGCAAAAAGAGATTTGGACCCATATGAAAGAGCTGAATAGAGTTGCTCAAAAGGTGGGCAATGAGAAAGAAAAGAAATCAATGAAGGCCATCCTAGATAAAATGAGAGAAAATCATGATTATTTGGACTAA
- the wecB gene encoding non-hydrolyzing UDP-N-acetylglucosamine 2-epimerase: MKIAIVLGTRPEIIKMASVMDEIENRGHELLLIHTGQHYDKEMSENFFIDLKLPTPNYNIHVGSGSHGAQTGKMMEGIEEVLLDEKPDILLVQGDTNAVLAGALVASKLHIPVGHVEAGLRSFDETMPEEINRLAADICSKLYFVPTEESAINLAMEGISRKRIFITGNTVVDACFRNLEISKSRDKDQYDEGLQELDIDNMDNILTLTMHRAETVDDKERLTNIIEALEELSDMNIIFPIHPRTKKTMENFNLFDRLNDLPHVHIIKPVGYLDFLLLISKSTIILTDSGGLQEEAITLDVPALTLRYNTERPETVTAGGNILVGSDKEVILENARKILDDEDFANRMKSAKNPYGMGNAAELMIKIIEESDKNDTLKMVAPDEVMASFTRHMKAVDEDITVVDFEEKNNSLIKIAFQGEDIKYPYDELNLNGLTIIYEDYS; this comes from the coding sequence ATGAAAATAGCTATTGTACTTGGAACAAGGCCGGAAATAATCAAGATGGCTTCTGTTATGGATGAAATTGAAAACAGAGGTCATGAATTGTTATTAATCCACACAGGCCAGCATTATGATAAGGAAATGTCTGAAAACTTCTTCATTGACTTGAAACTACCTACCCCAAATTATAACATTCATGTAGGCTCCGGCTCTCATGGAGCTCAGACAGGCAAGATGATGGAAGGAATAGAAGAGGTTCTTCTTGATGAAAAGCCAGATATATTGCTTGTTCAAGGAGATACAAATGCAGTGCTTGCAGGCGCACTTGTCGCAAGCAAATTGCACATTCCAGTAGGTCATGTGGAAGCAGGCTTAAGATCATTTGATGAGACTATGCCTGAAGAGATCAACCGCCTTGCAGCAGACATCTGCTCCAAATTATACTTTGTTCCAACAGAAGAATCAGCAATCAACCTTGCTATGGAAGGGATTTCCAGAAAAAGAATCTTCATAACCGGTAATACTGTAGTGGATGCTTGCTTCAGGAACCTAGAAATATCCAAGTCTAGAGATAAAGACCAATATGATGAAGGCCTTCAGGAATTGGATATTGACAATATGGATAATATCCTCACCCTAACAATGCATAGGGCTGAAACCGTTGACGATAAGGAACGCCTAACCAATATAATTGAAGCTCTTGAGGAATTAAGCGACATGAACATTATCTTCCCAATACATCCTAGAACTAAAAAGACAATGGAGAACTTCAATCTCTTTGACAGATTAAACGATCTCCCTCATGTTCATATAATCAAGCCTGTAGGCTATTTGGACTTTTTGCTTCTCATATCCAAGTCTACAATCATCCTAACAGATTCCGGCGGACTTCAGGAGGAGGCAATCACCCTTGATGTTCCTGCACTGACCCTCAGATACAATACAGAGCGTCCTGAAACAGTAACTGCCGGAGGGAACATCCTTGTAGGTTCCGATAAGGAAGTGATACTTGAAAATGCAAGAAAGATCTTAGATGATGAGGACTTTGCAAATAGGATGAAATCTGCTAAAAACCCTTATGGAATGGGAAATGCTGCAGAACTGATGATAAAGATAATAGAGGAATCAGATAAGAATGACACCCTTAAGATGGTGGCTCCAGATGAGGTTATGGCAAGTTTCACTCGCCATATGAAAGCAGTTGATGAGGACATAACTGTTGTGGACTTTGAAGAAAAAAATAATTCATTAATAAAAATAGCATTCCAAGGGGAAGATATTAAATACCCATATGATGAGCTTAATTTAAATGGATTAACCATCATTTATGAAGATTATAGTTAA
- a CDS encoding ABC transporter permease: MRFISLIIKNPFRNKTRSFLSIVGIAIGIATIVALGLITTGMEQSVQTTMNEGAAEITVTNITSIGAGTIDSSLVDELKNITNVSRTAGILSATDQNFVDMASSNDMSSMESSTRLYGINRADLDLEGIKDINGSFFEEGTKQAIIGKQYAQMNNMSIGDNISALGEEFEIVGVFETGGVLADSGVYVSLETLDEVTGAEGKVNQVIVKTDEGVNDTVVADAIEDKYENLTTITSEEMSQMLDNVIGILDAVSVAVSALAIIVGAIGIVNTMVMSVYERTKEIGVLKSVGWKSRKILKMIIGETLVLTILSGIVGSAFGILIAEVGVRLMGDTDFALGYSPSTFIMAFGITIVVGLIGGIYPAYKASKLAPTEALRYE; encoded by the coding sequence ATGAGATTTATAAGCTTAATCATAAAAAATCCATTTAGGAATAAGACTAGAAGCTTCCTATCCATTGTAGGAATTGCAATCGGAATTGCCACCATAGTTGCTTTGGGCCTTATTACAACAGGTATGGAACAGTCCGTTCAAACAACAATGAACGAAGGTGCTGCAGAGATAACTGTAACCAATATAACCTCAATTGGTGCAGGGACTATTGATTCCAGTCTGGTGGATGAGTTAAAGAACATAACTAATGTTTCACGGACTGCGGGGATTTTGTCTGCCACAGATCAAAACTTTGTTGATATGGCCTCATCGAACGATATGTCTTCTATGGAATCCTCTACAAGGCTTTATGGAATAAATCGGGCAGACCTTGACCTTGAAGGAATAAAAGACATAAATGGAAGCTTTTTTGAAGAAGGCACTAAGCAGGCCATAATTGGCAAGCAATATGCTCAAATGAATAATATGTCTATTGGAGATAATATTTCCGCTTTAGGAGAGGAATTTGAAATTGTAGGGGTTTTTGAAACCGGTGGAGTCCTTGCAGATAGTGGAGTTTATGTTTCCTTAGAAACCTTGGATGAGGTAACAGGTGCTGAAGGAAAGGTAAATCAGGTTATAGTCAAGACAGATGAAGGAGTAAACGACACTGTTGTGGCAGATGCGATAGAGGATAAATATGAGAATCTGACAACAATAACCAGCGAAGAGATGTCTCAGATGCTGGATAATGTTATCGGTATTCTTGATGCTGTTTCCGTTGCTGTTTCCGCTCTTGCAATTATTGTAGGTGCAATAGGAATCGTAAATACAATGGTCATGTCTGTTTATGAGAGAACTAAGGAAATAGGTGTTTTAAAGTCTGTAGGATGGAAAAGCAGAAAGATTCTAAAGATGATTATTGGAGAAACCTTGGTTTTAACAATCCTTTCAGGTATTGTAGGCTCAGCATTCGGTATTCTCATTGCAGAGGTCGGTGTCAGGCTGATGGGAGATACAGATTTTGCTTTGGGATACAGTCCAAGCACTTTCATCATGGCATTTGGAATAACCATTGTTGTTGGATTGATTGGAGGAATTTATCCTGCTTATAAGGCAAGTAAATTAGCTCCTACAGAAGCATTGAGGTATGAATAG
- a CDS encoding ABC transporter ATP-binding protein — protein sequence MADKDKIFEDNAYDDSEYIYNDTYEGSRNDYDVEYDESEDYEYEEPLISLFDIVKEYDKGKVIALNKVNLDIYEGEFVSIIGPSGSGKSTLLNMLGALDVPTSGEIFIDGLNIGKEKDLSDFRRETIGFVFQLHNLIPNLSVWDNVQIPLVGTGLPEKEMKKRANEMIDAVGLSDKKKQKPNKLSGGERQRVAIARALVNKPSIILADEPTGSLDTKTGSMVLNLLRAMHDVYNVTLIVVTHDMEVARMADRMITIKDGQIVKDVDNF from the coding sequence ATGGCAGATAAGGATAAGATCTTTGAAGATAATGCTTATGATGATTCTGAATACATTTATAATGACACCTATGAGGGCTCTAGAAATGATTATGATGTAGAATATGATGAATCAGAAGATTATGAATATGAAGAACCTCTAATTAGCCTGTTTGACATTGTAAAGGAGTATGATAAGGGAAAGGTTATCGCTTTAAACAAGGTAAACCTAGACATCTATGAAGGGGAATTCGTATCAATTATAGGTCCTTCAGGTTCAGGTAAATCAACTCTTTTAAACATGCTAGGGGCATTGGATGTTCCTACAAGCGGGGAAATATTCATTGATGGATTAAACATTGGAAAGGAAAAGGATTTAAGTGATTTCAGAAGAGAAACAATCGGTTTTGTTTTCCAACTTCATAATCTGATTCCAAATCTCTCTGTATGGGATAATGTACAGATTCCATTGGTAGGAACAGGACTTCCTGAAAAGGAAATGAAAAAGAGAGCAAATGAGATGATTGATGCAGTAGGATTGTCTGATAAGAAAAAGCAAAAGCCTAATAAGCTTTCCGGAGGAGAGCGTCAAAGGGTGGCTATTGCACGTGCACTTGTAAATAAGCCATCAATCATTTTAGCTGATGAGCCAACAGGTTCCCTTGATACAAAAACAGGTTCTATGGTTTTAAATCTCTTAAGGGCAATGCATGATGTTTATAATGTTACCTTGATAGTTGTTACTCACGATATGGAAGTTGCTAGAATGGCTGATAGGATGATTACAATCAAAGATGGCCAGATAGTCAAAGATGTTGATAATTTTTAA
- a CDS encoding DUF2124 domain-containing protein, with amino-acid sequence MEDVSEFKGINGQLVSFKNEVEGADKITFIGSPGVCTPFAELLSYAVRNKENHFIPLLDIDDAHQFEFKPYGMVLKDEVSNPRDADVVVLLGGLTMPKYEVAFDDLNALIGDVLKEDGKIVGVCFMDMFAKAGWLDKVDFDSVIDASILGVVKK; translated from the coding sequence ATGGAAGATGTATCTGAATTTAAAGGAATTAACGGACAATTGGTAAGCTTTAAAAATGAAGTTGAAGGAGCAGATAAAATCACTTTTATAGGCTCTCCTGGTGTTTGCACCCCATTTGCAGAGCTATTGTCCTATGCTGTAAGAAATAAGGAAAATCATTTCATTCCCTTGCTTGACATTGATGACGCTCATCAGTTTGAGTTTAAGCCATACGGCATGGTTCTAAAGGATGAAGTTTCAAATCCTCGTGATGCTGATGTTGTTGTCTTGTTAGGAGGCCTTACAATGCCTAAATATGAAGTGGCCTTTGATGACTTGAATGCATTGATTGGTGATGTCTTAAAAGAAGATGGTAAGATCGTTGGTGTATGCTTTATGGACATGTTTGCTAAGGCAGGTTGGTTGGATAAGGTTGATTTTGACTCTGTCATTGATGCAAGCATATTAGGTGTTGTTAAAAAGTAA
- a CDS encoding site-2 protease family protein codes for MFEFTKNELRDLVIAFIVLSIAFAIANVKFDLHAFISILPIVMFGVGVGFLLHELGHKYVANKYGYKAEFKLWPIGLLIALITSLIGWVFALPGEAKITAENIDEETTGKIAIAGPMANIGLGLLFIVIAAITYPLKSSFTLFELIYLVSTVGFSVNAFLATFNILPFYTLDGTKVMKWSVKAFIVAFAIAAIMMLSSMFIGAENMILMLIGS; via the coding sequence ATGTTTGAATTTACAAAAAACGAATTAAGAGATTTAGTGATTGCATTTATCGTGCTTTCAATTGCTTTTGCAATAGCAAATGTCAAATTCGATTTGCATGCATTCATTTCAATTCTACCTATTGTAATGTTTGGAGTAGGAGTGGGATTCCTATTGCATGAGCTTGGACACAAATATGTGGCAAATAAATACGGTTACAAAGCGGAATTTAAATTATGGCCTATAGGATTATTAATTGCACTTATTACATCACTTATAGGATGGGTATTTGCACTGCCTGGTGAAGCCAAGATTACAGCAGAGAATATTGATGAAGAGACCACTGGAAAGATTGCAATCGCTGGACCGATGGCTAATATAGGGCTTGGATTGCTATTTATAGTAATAGCAGCTATAACATATCCATTAAAAAGCTCATTTACACTTTTTGAATTAATTTACCTAGTCAGCACTGTTGGCTTCTCTGTAAACGCATTTTTAGCTACATTTAACATATTGCCTTTCTATACATTGGATGGAACTAAAGTGATGAAGTGGAGTGTTAAAGCATTTATTGTTGCATTCGCAATAGCTGCAATCATGATGTTATCATCTATGTTTATAGGGGCTGAAAATATGATTTTAATGCTTATAGGAAGTTAA
- the truA gene encoding tRNA pseudouridine(38-40) synthase TruA, protein MKRTALKIAYIGTHFHGFQRQPDVRTVEEELIYHLRKLEYIDDLKASRFRIAGRTDAGVHSLGNVISFQSEKEVRVNQINNSLPDDIQIIAWAPVRFGFKPRFAKRRWYRYILFEEDLDIDLLRKTAEVFKGTHDFTNFTKRKQKTTVRTIEDIRITKPIIDEEDKNKKSDFAHLNKSYSPIFVDIYGESFLWNMVRKMMRIFLDVNYGKLTLDDVERLLNPEEGEPRAYIKVVDAENLILMDIEYEGIRFRYDDYACERFRRYLIDNLFELQKTYSITESMLNCLDDLI, encoded by the coding sequence ATGAAACGAACTGCTTTAAAGATTGCTTATATCGGCACCCATTTTCATGGATTTCAAAGACAGCCGGATGTAAGGACTGTAGAAGAGGAATTAATTTATCATCTTAGGAAACTGGAATATATAGATGATTTAAAGGCTTCCCGATTTAGGATAGCTGGAAGAACCGATGCAGGTGTCCATAGCTTGGGAAATGTGATAAGCTTTCAAAGCGAAAAGGAAGTTCGTGTCAATCAGATAAATAATAGCCTGCCAGATGATATTCAAATAATCGCTTGGGCTCCAGTTCGATTTGGATTCAAGCCAAGATTTGCAAAGAGGCGCTGGTATAGATATATTCTCTTTGAAGAGGACTTGGATATTGATCTTCTAAGGAAAACAGCAGAAGTCTTTAAGGGGACCCATGACTTTACCAATTTCACAAAAAGAAAGCAGAAGACCACTGTTAGAACCATTGAAGATATAAGAATCACCAAGCCAATCATTGATGAAGAAGACAAGAACAAAAAAAGTGATTTTGCTCATCTAAACAAAAGCTACAGCCCTATCTTTGTTGATATCTATGGAGAAAGCTTCTTATGGAACATGGTTCGAAAGATGATGAGAATATTCTTGGATGTAAATTATGGCAAGCTCACTCTAGATGATGTGGAAAGACTCCTAAATCCAGAAGAAGGCGAGCCAAGGGCTTATATCAAGGTGGTTGATGCAGAGAATCTTATTCTTATGGATATAGAATATGAGGGGATAAGATTCAGATATGATGACTATGCATGCGAAAGGTTTAGGAGATATTTGATTGATAATTTGTTTGAATTGCAGAAGACATATTCGATAACTGAGTCTATGTTGAACTGCTTAGACGATTTAATTTAA